The following nucleotide sequence is from Azospirillum brasilense.
CAGGTCGTAGAGAAACAGCGTGTCCTGCTTCAGCCCGGCCTCCGTCTCCATGCGATAGGTGACGGCCCCGACGGGGACGGCGCGGGACGCCAGGGCGGCGTCGATCCCGGCCTCCTCCTGCGCTTCCTTGACGAGGTTCTCCGCCAGCGTCAGGCCGATCGGCTGGCCGCCGGCGATCATGTTGTCGAGCTTGCCCGGCGCCACCTCGCGGTCGCGGGCGCGGCGCCCGATCCACAGCGACAGGCCGCCGTCCGGCTGGCGGACGAAACCGTTGACGTGCAGCCCGTAGGCGGGGGTGCCGAACTGCGCCACCACCGCGCGGTCGATGCGCATCAGCGGCTCCGCTCCCCAGGCCGGCGTGACAGGGTAGAACTCGCCGCGCAGGGCGGAGACCGCCCCCGTCTCGACGAGGAACTGGGCGGCGTGCGCCAGCACCGAGGATCGCGCCTCGAAATCGCGGACCTCCGGGGCCAGCGTCACCCGGTCGGCGGTGACGACGAAGCCGGGATCGACGCCGGGAAGCTGCTCGGCCAGCGCGTGGCGGATCCAGCCGAGGCGATGGCCTTCCAGCTCGAACGGACGGAAGCCGGAGAGGTCGTGCGCGTTGCACGCGCGGATGTGGTCGAGATAGCTCATGCGACTCCGTGTAGCCCCAGCGCCCCCCGCCGTGCAACCGTTCTTCCGCGAGACGATTCCCAGCCGGCCGGAGGCGTTGCGAGCCGGTTGCAAAGGACGTGCTTGCGGCGTACACACACGACCTATCGGACTCGGGGGAACAAGGCGATGCCGGCGGCGTTCGGGGATTTTTCGGTTCTTGTGATCGAGGACGAGAGCTTCACCCGCATGGTGCTGGCGAAGATGCTGGCCACGCTGGGTTTCCGCTCCGTCCATCAGGCCGCCGACGGCGAGGCCGGGCTGGCCGCGGTGCAGGCGCACGAACCCGATCTGGTCGTCTGCGACGTGGAAATGCAGCCGATGGACGGGCTGGGGTTCCTGAAGGCCTTGCGGGCCAGCACGGACGCCCGCCACCGCGCGCTGCCGGTGGTCTTCATGACCAACCGCGCCGACCAGAGCCGCATGGACGAGGCCGCAGCCTTCGGCGCCGACACCTTCATTGTCAAGCCGGCCACGCCGGAGTCGTTGAAGGGGACGCTGGGCGCTAAGCTCGGCTGAGGACGCGGGACGACCTGGGGCGGCCCCGTCGGTCACACTTTTTCCCCGACCTGTGGCAGGACTGCAAAAACGCGGCCAAGTGCTTGATTCCAGCCGCCTTCCGGATTCCCTACGGATTGTGCGCCGCAATGGCAAAGGCGGCTCACCCAAATTCTGCCTTGTTGATCTGCTGTGATGAGGCTCACCATCCTTCTTTGGAAGGTGTGGACCATGCCCGTCGCCCATGCGTTAATATCCTGAGGCAAGGCGGCGGCGATGGGCGTGGAAGCGGGTTGTTAAGGAATATCCGTCACGCTTGCTGTTAACCGTAGCGCCTTAGTTGGTTAAGGCGCGAGGATGCACTGGAGGTCGATGGGTGATCGGCAAGGTCCAGCGAGTCCCCGACAAACGGCATCCGGGCTGTGCTCCGGAAGCCGGTTGCAAGTCTCAGCCCGGCCGACCTTCGTTTTTCTTGCTGCCCGCTCCGCCGGTGCTTGCACCCCGGCCATTCCGGACAACCCGGCCGCGTGGTCTATTACAAATGACCGGTGTCTCCGGCCGCCTCTCTTTTCAGACTATCAAGGCTTTCCTCCTGGAAAGCTCTAGGTCGAGCATTACATTCAGTTTTGAAGCATTCGAGTTTAGCACTCCGAAGGGGGCGCTTCATTTGAAGGGCAACTGGATAAAAGGTCTGGCTTTCGACGGTGAGCGGGGGTGCCGCGGGACCGTTGTGTCCGTGACACCCCAGAGTTCGCACCTGCGGCAGGTGCCGCCCCCGCCGCCCGGGTCTCCCGGCGGCAGCCCCGACGCATCGGACTAAGAGACACGGAGAGCGGAATGTTCCCGGCCGACGAACTGTTCACGCGCTACACACAGTCCTATGAGGGGCGCCGTGAGGTTGAGATGAGCCTCACGGAATACCTCCAGGAATGCCGCGACGACCCGATGATGTTTGCCTCCGCACCGGAGCGCATCCTCGCCGCCATCGGCGAACCGGAAATCGTCGATACCGCCAAGGACCCGCGCCTTGGCCGAATCTTCATGAACCGGACGATCAAGATCTATCCGGCCTTCGCCGACTTCTACGGCATGGAGGAGACGATCGAGCGGATCGTCGGCTTCTTCCGCCACGCCGCGCAGGGTCTGGAGGAGCGCAAGCAGATCCTCTACCTGCTGGGTCCGGTGGGCGGCGGCAAGTCGTCGCTGGCGGAGCGGCTGAAGTCGCTGATGGAGAAGTGCCCGGTCTATGTGCTGAAGGCCGGCAAGGAGATCAGCCCGGTCTTCGAAAGCCCGCTCGGCCTGTTCAACCCGGACGAGATGGGCGACCTGCTGGAGGATCGCTACGGCATCCCGCGCCGCCGCCTGACCGGCCTGATGAGCCCGTGGGCGGTGAAGCGGCTGGACGAGTTCGGCGGCGACATCTCCCGCTTCCGCGTCGTCAAGCTGCACCCCAGCAAGCTGCGCCAGATCTGCGTCACCAAGACGGAGCCGGGCGACGAGAACAACCAGGACATCTCCTCGCTGGTCGGCAAGGTCGACATCCGCAAGCTGGAGGTCTACAGCCAGAACGATCCCGATGCCTACAGCTTCTCCGGCGGCCTGAACCGGGCCAGCCAGGGCCTGCTGGAATTCGTCGAGATGTTCAAGGCCCCGATCAAGATGCTCCACCCGCTGCTGACGGCGACCCAGGAGGGCAATTACGTCGGCTCGGAGAACATCGGCGCCATCCCGTTCCAGGGCATCATCCTCGCCCACTCGAACGAGGCGGAGTGGCAGTCCTTCAAGAACAACAAGAACAACGAAGCCTTCATCGACCGCATCTGCGTCATCAAGGTCCCCTACTGCCTGCGCGTGCAGGAGGAGCAGCGGATCTACGACAAGCTGGTCAAGGGCTCCGACCTCGCGACCGCGCCCTGCGCGCCGTCGACCCTGGAGATGCTGGCGAAGTTCTCGGTGCTGTCGCGCATGCGCGACCATCCGAACTCCAGCCTCTACTCCAAGATGCGCGTCTATGACGGCGAGAGCATGAAGGAGACCGACCCCAAGGCCAAGTCCATGCAGGAATACCGCGACCAGGCGGGCGTGGACGAGGGCATGGACGGCATCTCCACCCGCTTCGCCTTCAAGGTCCTGGCCGCGACCTTCAACTACGACTCCAACGAGATCTCGGCCGATCCCGTCCACCTGATGTACATCCTGGAGCAGTCGATCAAGCGGGAGCAGTTCCCCGACGACACCGAGAAGAAATACATCGAGTTCATCAAGGCCGAGATGGCGCCGCGCTACGCGGAGTTCATCGGCAACGAGATCCAGAAGGCGTATCTGGAATCCTACAGCGACTATGGGCAGAACCTGTTCGACCGCTATGTGGATTACGCCGACGCGTGGATCGAGGACCAGGACTTCAAGGACCCGGACACCGGCCAGCTGATGAACCGCGAGCTTCTGAACCAGGAGCTGACCAAGATCGAGAAGCCCGCCGGGATCGCCAACCCGAAGGACTTCCGAAACGAGGTCGTCAAGTTCGCGCTGCGTGCGCGGGCGGCGAATGCCGGGCGCAATCCCTCCTGGACGTCCTACGAGAAAATCCGTGAGGTGATTGAGAAACGCATGTTCTCCCAGGTGGAGGATCTGCTTCCGGTCATCAGCTTCGGGTCCAAGAAGGACGGCGAGACCGAGAAGAAGCACAACGAGTTCGTGTCGCGCATGATGTCGCGCGGCTACACCGAGCGGCAGGTCCGCCGGTTGGTCGAGTGGTACATGCGCGTGAAGCAGGCCGGTTGACGGCCCGCTTCGCCACACGAGCGTGAACGGGTAGGAGGGGCTCCCCCTTGATGAACATCATCGACCGTCGCCTGAATCCGCAAGGCAAGAGCCTGGCCAACCGCCAGCGTTTCCTGCGCCGTGCCAAGGAGCAGGTGGTGAAGGC
It contains:
- a CDS encoding PrkA family serine protein kinase translates to MFPADELFTRYTQSYEGRREVEMSLTEYLQECRDDPMMFASAPERILAAIGEPEIVDTAKDPRLGRIFMNRTIKIYPAFADFYGMEETIERIVGFFRHAAQGLEERKQILYLLGPVGGGKSSLAERLKSLMEKCPVYVLKAGKEISPVFESPLGLFNPDEMGDLLEDRYGIPRRRLTGLMSPWAVKRLDEFGGDISRFRVVKLHPSKLRQICVTKTEPGDENNQDISSLVGKVDIRKLEVYSQNDPDAYSFSGGLNRASQGLLEFVEMFKAPIKMLHPLLTATQEGNYVGSENIGAIPFQGIILAHSNEAEWQSFKNNKNNEAFIDRICVIKVPYCLRVQEEQRIYDKLVKGSDLATAPCAPSTLEMLAKFSVLSRMRDHPNSSLYSKMRVYDGESMKETDPKAKSMQEYRDQAGVDEGMDGISTRFAFKVLAATFNYDSNEISADPVHLMYILEQSIKREQFPDDTEKKYIEFIKAEMAPRYAEFIGNEIQKAYLESYSDYGQNLFDRYVDYADAWIEDQDFKDPDTGQLMNRELLNQELTKIEKPAGIANPKDFRNEVVKFALRARAANAGRNPSWTSYEKIREVIEKRMFSQVEDLLPVISFGSKKDGETEKKHNEFVSRMMSRGYTERQVRRLVEWYMRVKQAG
- a CDS encoding DUF4743 domain-containing protein, with translation MSYLDHIRACNAHDLSGFRPFELEGHRLGWIRHALAEQLPGVDPGFVVTADRVTLAPEVRDFEARSSVLAHAAQFLVETGAVSALRGEFYPVTPAWGAEPLMRIDRAVVAQFGTPAYGLHVNGFVRQPDGGLSLWIGRRARDREVAPGKLDNMIAGGQPIGLTLAENLVKEAQEEAGIDAALASRAVPVGAVTYRMETEAGLKQDTLFLYDLELDADFVPQNTDGEVERFELWPLDRVAESVRATKDWKFNVNLVVIDFMVRHGWLTPDEPDYLEIVTGLRR
- a CDS encoding response regulator; this translates as MPAAFGDFSVLVIEDESFTRMVLAKMLATLGFRSVHQAADGEAGLAAVQAHEPDLVVCDVEMQPMDGLGFLKALRASTDARHRALPVVFMTNRADQSRMDEAAAFGADTFIVKPATPESLKGTLGAKLG